The Desulfovibrio legallii genome window below encodes:
- the fliS gene encoding flagellar export chaperone FliS, whose product MNKAAQAYFQTNVATTDQGQLLLMLYDGALKYLHQARDKMLANDFAAKGMLISRVIDIVNELAASLNMDKGGSLAVNLNNLYLLCTARLLRANLKMDLESLDSVEHILSGLRDAYAQIIETPEARRAASDIASRLQPQGATLRTAQPILPPRSIGVPSAQARAVYGRTAAAAGEEPPQARVQAFTPAPERPGRLPGAYGKLQGER is encoded by the coding sequence ATGAACAAAGCGGCGCAAGCCTATTTTCAAACCAATGTGGCCACCACCGACCAAGGGCAGCTTCTGCTCATGCTCTACGACGGCGCTCTCAAATACTTGCATCAGGCCCGTGACAAAATGCTGGCCAACGATTTTGCCGCCAAGGGCATGCTCATCTCTCGCGTCATTGACATCGTCAACGAGCTGGCCGCCTCCCTGAATATGGACAAGGGCGGCAGTCTTGCCGTGAACCTCAATAACCTCTATCTGCTCTGTACGGCCCGCCTGCTGCGCGCCAACCTCAAAATGGATCTGGAATCCCTGGACAGCGTGGAGCATATCCTTTCCGGCCTGCGCGACGCCTACGCCCAGATCATTGAAACCCCCGAGGCCAGACGGGCCGCCTCAGACATCGCCAGCCGCCTGCAGCCCCAGGGCGCGACCCTGCGCACGGCCCAGCCCATCCTGCCGCCCCGGTCCATAGGCGTGCCCAGTGCCCAGGCCCGCGCCGTCTATGGCCGCACGGCCGCCGCGGCCGGGGAAGAACCGCCGCAGGCCCGCGTCCAGGCCTTTACCCCTGCCCCCGAGCGGCCGGGCCGCCTGCCCGGAGCCTACGGCAAACTGCAAGGCGAGCGCTGA
- a CDS encoding ABC transporter ATP-binding protein, which translates to MHIELVDVVKQFGQLRVVDKVNLKIGDGEFFTLLGPSGCGKTTLLRMIAGFNDPDSGDIRFDGTSILNAPAHLRNTGMVFQNYALFPHMTVFDNVAYGMAARRLPHTTIRSRVEEILEAVQLLNLRDRYPRQLSGGQQQRVALARALVIRPDVLLMDEPLSNLDAKLRVTMREEIRQIQQSLGITTIYVTHDQEEAMAVSDRIAIFYNGKLQQVDSPRGIYFSPVNRFTAEFMGACNMLEMRPLDWDAPRRTARMLCDETEFDVVMDDPGLSEPVHLMLRPDWLREIXPDAAAPNAFTGRVRDVMFLGATLVCHVAALGTVLRVDVPALRGGETKQPGDKIRLCFAPTSPVRVEG; encoded by the coding sequence GTGCACATTGAGTTAGTGGATGTTGTTAAACAGTTCGGCCAGCTGCGGGTGGTCGACAAGGTAAACCTGAAGATCGGCGACGGCGAATTTTTTACCCTTCTGGGCCCCAGCGGCTGCGGCAAAACCACCCTGCTGCGGATGATAGCCGGCTTTAACGACCCCGACAGCGGCGACATCCGCTTTGACGGCACATCCATCCTGAACGCTCCCGCACACCTGCGCAACACGGGTATGGTCTTTCAGAACTACGCTCTGTTCCCGCACATGACGGTTTTTGACAATGTGGCCTACGGTATGGCGGCGCGCAGGCTTCCCCACACGACCATACGCAGCCGGGTTGAGGAAATTCTGGAGGCCGTGCAGCTTCTCAACCTGCGTGACCGCTACCCCCGCCAGCTCTCAGGCGGGCAGCAGCAGCGCGTGGCCCTGGCCCGCGCCTTGGTCATCCGCCCCGACGTGCTGCTCATGGACGAGCCCCTGTCCAACCTGGACGCCAAACTGCGCGTGACCATGCGCGAAGAAATCCGCCAGATACAGCAGAGCCTCGGCATCACCACCATCTATGTGACCCACGACCAGGAAGAAGCCATGGCCGTGTCCGACAGGATAGCCATTTTTTACAACGGCAAGCTGCAGCAGGTGGACAGCCCGCGGGGCATCTATTTCTCGCCCGTCAACAGGTTTACGGCGGAATTCATGGGCGCCTGCAATATGCTGGAAATGCGCCCTCTGGACTGGGATGCGCCGCGCCGCACGGCCAGAATGCTGTGCGACGAGACGGAGTTTGACGTCGTTATGGACGACCCCGGCCTGAGCGAACCCGTGCACCTGATGCTGCGCCCGGACTGGCTGCGCGAAATCGMCCCCGACGCCGCAGCGCCCAATGCCTTTACCGGGCGGGTGCGCGACGTCATGTTTCTGGGGGCCACCCTGGTCTGCCATGTGGCGGCGCTGGGCACGGTGCTGCGAGTGGACGTGCCCGCCCTGCGCGGCGGTGAAACCAAACAACCAGGCGACAAAATTCGGCTCTGCTTCGCGCCGACCAGCCCGGTCAGGGTGGAAGGCTGA
- a CDS encoding cobyric acid synthase, translating into MPQRRFFSPGRAGLPPALMFQGTCSNAGKSLLTAGLCRLLARQGLRVAPFKAQNMSLNSFVTAEGGEMGRAQVLQALACGLAPDVRMNPVLLKPTSQIGSQVLVLGRPVGQMRVAQYLEYKPRAWRAVCRAYRELAADRDVLVLEGAGSPAEINLRAHDIVNMRMARYAGARVALVADIDRGGAFAALAGTLALLTRADRARVAGLILNKFRGDASLLTPALTAISRRTGKPFWGVVPMLEDLRLPEEDSVSFKAGLTPGLHAGAGGEAAGGLLDVLVVDLPHISNATDLDALRNEPGVRLRVARRAEDWGAPEVVLLPGSRNTAADARFLRAGGLAASVVAFAARCLRTGRGALVGVCGGLQLLGAEILDPLALEEGGREAGLNLLPLRTTLQAAKQLRRTTGTALAALTDGEADAAVTGYEIHHGSTEVVTRVARLPAAGEPTVLLRDAAGAALGWGLCDAAGRARVWGSYLHGLFDADVFRHAFLAARRAEAGLPPAPQAAYDLGPELDRLADCLEAALDLPAVYAQLRL; encoded by the coding sequence ATGCCGCAGCGCCGTTTTTTCTCGCCGGGGCGGGCCGGTCTGCCCCCTGCCCTGATGTTTCAGGGCACCTGTTCCAATGCGGGCAAAAGCCTGCTCACAGCGGGCCTGTGCCGTCTGCTGGCCCGGCAGGGCTTGCGGGTAGCCCCCTTCAAGGCCCAGAACATGTCCCTCAATTCTTTTGTGACGGCGGAAGGGGGCGAAATGGGCCGGGCCCAGGTGCTGCAGGCCCTGGCCTGCGGCCTCGCGCCCGACGTGCGCATGAATCCCGTCCTGCTTAAGCCTACCTCGCAGATCGGCTCACAGGTGCTGGTGCTGGGGCGGCCCGTGGGGCAGATGCGCGTGGCCCAGTATCTGGAGTACAAGCCCAGGGCCTGGCGGGCTGTGTGTCGCGCCTACCGCGAGCTGGCGGCAGACCGGGACGTGCTGGTGCTGGAAGGCGCGGGCAGCCCGGCGGAAATCAATTTGCGCGCCCACGATATCGTCAATATGCGTATGGCCCGCTATGCCGGGGCGCGTGTGGCCCTGGTGGCGGATATAGACCGGGGTGGAGCTTTTGCGGCTCTGGCGGGTACCCTGGCTCTGCTCACCCGCGCGGACAGGGCGCGCGTGGCCGGGCTTATTCTCAATAAATTCCGGGGAGACGCCAGCCTGCTCACCCCGGCCCTCACGGCCATCAGCCGCCGCACGGGCAAGCCCTTTTGGGGCGTTGTGCCCATGCTGGAGGACCTGCGCCTGCCGGAGGAAGATTCCGTAAGTTTCAAGGCCGGGCTTACGCCCGGACTGCACGCGGGCGCGGGCGGGGAGGCGGCCGGGGGGCTGCTGGACGTGCTGGTCGTGGACCTGCCGCACATCAGCAACGCCACCGACCTGGACGCCCTGCGCAACGAGCCGGGCGTGCGCTTGCGGGTAGCCCGACGGGCCGAGGACTGGGGTGCGCCTGAAGTCGTGCTCTTGCCCGGCAGCCGGAATACGGCGGCGGACGCCCGTTTTTTGCGCGCCGGCGGTCTGGCTGCGTCTGTTGTGGCTTTTGCGGCCCGCTGCCTGCGCACCGGGCGCGGGGCCCTGGTGGGCGTGTGCGGTGGCCTGCAACTGCTGGGGGCGGAAATTCTGGATCCGCTGGCCCTGGAAGAAGGCGGGCGGGAGGCAGGGCTCAATCTGCTGCCCCTGCGCACCACGCTGCAGGCGGCCAAGCAACTGCGCCGGACCACGGGCACGGCCCTGGCGGCGTTGACGGACGGCGAGGCGGACGCGGCCGTGACCGGTTACGAGATCCACCACGGCAGCACAGAAGTTGTGACCAGGGTGGCGCGTCTGCCCGCAGCGGGAGAGCCTACGGTGCTGTTGCGGGACGCGGCTGGCGCGGCCCTGGGCTGGGGCCTGTGCGACGCCGCGGGCCGCGCGCGGGTCTGGGGCAGCTATCTGCACGGCCTGTTTGACGCCGACGTTTTTCGGCACGCCTTTCTGGCTGCCCGGCGGGCAGAGGCCGGCCTGCCTCCGGCCCCTCAGGCCGCCTACGACCTGGGGCCGGAGCTGGATCGCCTGGCGGACTGTCTTGAGGCGGCTTTGGACCTGCCCGCCGTGTATGCCCAGCTACGGTTGTAA
- the fliD gene encoding flagellar filament capping protein FliD — MAISISGSNAISGLSGMDTDFDEVLAKLKEVESTQLNRLEAWKDDWNLRYEAFGEIIGQVQTAQNVLSNLANKNNFVSKNVTSSDENVVTAVASASAQDVQHNITVNQMASNAVWANMHIYDSKTEIINTSGETQTFSYTYAGTTHTLEIAPKTTLESFASLINGDVDNPGVKVSLVQTGSGYVFQMAGTSTGEANDLVINDADLVGMTSAGATSSWQTNGLLALNKTITDPNQYAYDLLTEDGNWFTVSITGDKTNEDLVNQINAQTGRSVASLDQDGNLQFQDVKAVYRRDTEAQASRTSGSTTLGIGSNLKATLSADTTVSFTVNDGAVSSTHTLELKAGATMKEALLQIAQAAGSSSAEMTLNSAGGWEMKIANVSDLTFSADVGITHSETTANLGTRQDDASELSASVKLTFDKDMLSQKLGGDSADGSDYEYTIIKTDGTTQKVTIANTATYDDLLTQLGGTTSTDSDGNTVVTLDDTENFYLSSGLGGGLDGLAVSVQATTRLTGMDGSATIDATQPELSYSITLNGGETVTVDGIASGSSIKDIYEKIAAALDGTGATATLVDAEGNAWDGTDATGSYYLQVGNVQSVSGPGISGQVASSSVWNIQRAANARYTVDNWPMEMESASNSVSDVIEGVVFSIQDTGTARISVSTDIASVEESIQTFLDAVNSVLLTIQDYTKYDETKETTSSDPDDIGNDNYSASQLTSEKGGLLQGNYGVQLFASRFSGLLGSSPPGFQSRTSATDLLSGDVLANLANMGIKTDTDENSDTYGLLVIAPESSLAALQQLDQENYEDMINNNLEAVVDFFCSSGTGASSSADFRYNSHVAGITKGGTYDVSYSVDADGNIEHVYVGGVEATRDTSQPGYYYSVASGDARGLSLSIDDLSEGAHSGQIRIKEGLIPTVNSFLKSELTYNDVNVSANATDDQIADAIYLKSQNGALMVLQVNYKTIMENIEDKISKEQDRLELWESRQKTYFANLETLLKQYSTMQDQLETQLKQLSSSSD, encoded by the coding sequence ATGGCCATCAGCATTTCCGGTTCCAACGCCATTTCCGGCCTGAGCGGCATGGATACTGATTTTGACGAGGTTCTCGCCAAACTGAAAGAGGTGGAATCCACCCAGCTCAACCGTCTGGAGGCCTGGAAGGACGACTGGAACCTGCGCTACGAGGCCTTTGGCGAAATCATCGGGCAGGTGCAGACCGCTCAGAATGTGCTCTCCAATCTGGCCAATAAAAATAATTTCGTCAGCAAAAACGTTACCAGCAGTGATGAAAATGTCGTCACCGCCGTGGCCAGCGCCTCGGCGCAGGACGTGCAGCACAACATCACGGTAAACCAGATGGCCAGCAACGCCGTCTGGGCCAATATGCACATCTACGATTCCAAAACGGAAATCATCAATACTTCCGGGGAAACCCAGACGTTTTCCTACACTTATGCGGGGACCACACACACCCTGGAAATAGCCCCCAAAACCACCCTGGAATCTTTCGCCAGCCTCATTAACGGCGATGTCGACAACCCCGGCGTCAAGGTCAGCCTGGTGCAGACCGGTTCCGGCTATGTGTTTCAGATGGCCGGCACGAGCACGGGCGAAGCCAACGACCTGGTCATCAACGACGCCGACCTGGTGGGCATGACCTCTGCCGGCGCGACCTCCTCCTGGCAGACCAACGGACTGCTGGCCCTGAACAAAACCATTACCGACCCCAACCAGTATGCCTATGATCTGCTTACGGAGGACGGCAACTGGTTTACGGTCAGCATCACCGGCGACAAAACCAATGAAGATCTGGTCAATCAGATCAACGCCCAGACCGGCCGCAGCGTAGCCAGTCTGGACCAGGACGGCAACCTGCAGTTTCAGGATGTCAAGGCCGTATACCGGCGCGATACTGAAGCGCAGGCAAGCCGCACCTCCGGCAGCACCACCCTGGGCATCGGTTCCAACCTCAAAGCCACGCTGAGCGCGGATACTACGGTCAGCTTCACGGTCAACGACGGCGCGGTGAGCAGCACCCACACGTTGGAACTCAAGGCCGGCGCTACCATGAAGGAAGCCCTGCTGCAGATTGCCCAGGCTGCGGGCAGCAGCAGCGCTGAGATGACCCTCAACAGCGCCGGCGGCTGGGAGATGAAGATCGCCAACGTCAGCGACCTTACTTTCAGCGCCGATGTGGGCATTACCCACAGTGAAACGACCGCCAACCTTGGGACGCGGCAGGACGACGCCAGTGAACTCTCGGCCAGCGTCAAGCTGACCTTCGACAAGGACATGCTGAGCCAGAAGCTGGGCGGCGACAGCGCCGACGGCAGCGACTACGAATATACCATTATCAAAACCGACGGCACTACGCAAAAGGTTACCATAGCCAACACGGCAACATACGACGATCTGCTGACGCAACTGGGCGGCACAACGTCCACCGACAGTGACGGCAACACCGTTGTCACCCTGGACGACACGGAGAATTTTTATCTCAGCAGCGGATTGGGCGGGGGCCTGGACGGCCTTGCCGTCAGCGTCCAGGCCACAACGCGGCTGACCGGCATGGACGGCAGCGCCACCATAGACGCCACGCAGCCGGAGCTGAGCTATTCCATTACCCTTAACGGTGGCGAAACCGTGACCGTGGACGGCATCGCCAGCGGATCCAGCATCAAAGACATTTACGAAAAAATTGCCGCAGCGCTGGACGGCACCGGCGCCACGGCCACCCTGGTGGACGCTGAGGGTAATGCCTGGGACGGCACGGACGCCACCGGTTCCTACTACCTCCAGGTCGGCAATGTCCAAAGCGTCAGCGGCCCCGGCATCAGCGGTCAGGTGGCTTCCTCTTCGGTCTGGAACATCCAGCGCGCCGCCAACGCCCGCTATACCGTGGACAACTGGCCCATGGAGATGGAGTCCGCCAGCAACAGCGTGAGCGACGTCATTGAGGGCGTGGTTTTCAGCATTCAGGATACGGGTACGGCCCGCATCAGCGTGAGCACGGACATTGCCTCGGTGGAGGAATCCATCCAGACTTTTCTGGACGCGGTAAACTCCGTTTTGCTGACCATCCAGGATTATACGAAGTACGATGAAACCAAGGAAACCACCTCCAGTGATCCCGACGATATAGGCAACGACAACTACAGCGCTTCACAGCTTACTTCCGAAAAAGGCGGTTTGCTGCAGGGCAACTACGGCGTGCAGCTTTTCGCCTCGCGCTTTTCCGGCCTTCTGGGCAGCTCTCCGCCAGGTTTCCAAAGCCGCACCAGCGCCACAGACCTGCTTTCGGGCGACGTGCTGGCCAACCTGGCCAACATGGGCATCAAGACCGACACCGACGAAAACAGCGATACTTACGGCCTGCTGGTCATAGCGCCCGAATCCAGCCTCGCTGCCCTGCAGCAGCTGGACCAGGAAAACTATGAGGACATGATCAACAACAACCTGGAAGCCGTGGTGGATTTTTTCTGCTCCAGCGGCACCGGGGCCAGCTCGTCCGCAGACTTTCGTTACAACAGCCATGTGGCCGGCATCACCAAGGGCGGCACGTATGACGTCAGCTATTCCGTGGATGCGGACGGCAATATAGAGCACGTCTATGTGGGCGGGGTGGAGGCCACCCGCGATACCAGCCAGCCCGGCTATTACTACAGTGTGGCCAGCGGTGACGCGCGCGGTCTTTCGTTGAGCATCGATGACCTCAGCGAAGGCGCCCACTCAGGGCAGATCCGCATCAAGGAAGGCCTGATCCCCACTGTCAACAGTTTTCTGAAAAGCGAACTGACCTACAACGACGTCAATGTCAGCGCCAATGCCACGGATGATCAGATCGCCGACGCGATATATCTCAAATCACAAAACGGCGCGCTGATGGTTTTGCAGGTAAACTACAAAACCATCATGGAAAATATTGAAGACAAAATTTCAAAAGAGCAGGACAGGCTTGAACTTTGGGAGTCTCGGCAAAAAACCTATTTTGCCAATCTTGAAACCCTGCTCAAGCAATACAGCACCATGCAAGATCAGCTGGAAACCCAGCTCAAGCAACTCTCCAGCAGCAGTGATTAG
- a CDS encoding ABC transporter permease, whose product MALRKLFSVWNLIFLLAALTLVLLVVYPMYAIFQASLLSAETGAFTWDNYLSVFTTPFYRRCLWNSLFMSGLATFFSVLIGVPFAFFTTRYKLPGATALRTLGTLPLILPTFIGAEAWLLLLGRNGIITRFFADLGLHIPSIYGWQGVVLVFTLQFFPFVFLMVGAAINSVDRSLEEAARNLGASPWRVFRTVTLPVVTPAIASGALIVFCMSIENFGVPTIIGNDYKVLAEQAYSEFVSEMGGNPSMAGTLSTVLVVVTLALTVLQKLWVERKNYAMSALRPPEIKTLPPLGRALAWGFCALVVFISLAPFVMVMVAAVTKTNGPVLYYGQFTLDNLLIALKVAPRPILNSFFLSTTATVIGMVFGLAVSYLVVRKGGVIGYALDLAMMLPLVIAGSVMGIALAATYNTGPVVLTGTWMIIVLAYFIRKTPFSVKTTSALLRQIEVSVEEASISLGVPPLRTFLKVVVPAMLPGVAAGAIIMWVTTLAELSSTIVLYYGPWSTMTVQVFQYIGSGDFGPASAYGAILIVSVLAPLFILNKALGKDLTTSL is encoded by the coding sequence ATGGCCCTGCGCAAACTTTTTTCCGTCTGGAACCTGATTTTTCTGCTGGCGGCGCTGACGCTTGTACTGCTGGTGGTGTACCCCATGTACGCCATTTTTCAGGCCAGCCTGCTCAGCGCGGAAACCGGGGCCTTTACCTGGGACAACTACCTGAGCGTGTTTACCACGCCCTTTTACCGCCGCTGCCTGTGGAACAGCCTGTTCATGAGCGGCCTGGCCACCTTCTTCAGCGTGCTCATCGGCGTGCCCTTCGCCTTTTTTACCACCCGCTACAAACTGCCCGGCGCTACCGCGCTGCGCACACTGGGCACCCTGCCGCTCATTCTGCCCACCTTTATCGGCGCGGAAGCCTGGCTGCTGCTTCTGGGCCGCAACGGCATCATCACCCGTTTTTTTGCCGATCTGGGGTTGCACATCCCCAGCATCTACGGCTGGCAGGGCGTGGTGCTGGTGTTTACCCTGCAATTTTTCCCCTTTGTCTTTCTCATGGTGGGCGCGGCCATCAATTCCGTGGATCGCTCATTGGAAGAAGCCGCCCGCAACCTGGGCGCTTCGCCCTGGCGGGTTTTCCGCACCGTAACCCTGCCGGTGGTCACGCCGGCCATAGCCTCCGGCGCGCTGATCGTTTTTTGCATGTCCATTGAAAACTTCGGCGTGCCAACCATCATCGGCAACGACTACAAGGTGCTGGCAGAGCAGGCCTACAGCGAGTTTGTCAGCGAAATGGGCGGCAACCCTTCCATGGCGGGCACGCTGAGCACCGTGCTGGTGGTGGTTACCCTGGCCCTCACCGTGCTGCAGAAGCTGTGGGTGGAACGAAAAAATTACGCCATGTCCGCGCTGCGCCCGCCGGAAATCAAAACCCTGCCCCCCCTGGGCAGGGCGCTGGCCTGGGGCTTTTGCGCCCTTGTCGTCTTTATTTCCCTGGCGCCCTTTGTCATGGTCATGGTGGCGGCTGTGACCAAAACCAACGGACCGGTCCTCTACTACGGCCAGTTTACGCTGGACAACCTGCTCATCGCCCTGAAGGTCGCCCCCCGGCCCATCCTCAATTCCTTCTTTTTGTCCACCACAGCCACGGTCATCGGCATGGTTTTCGGCCTGGCCGTCAGCTACCTGGTAGTGCGCAAGGGCGGGGTCATCGGCTATGCTCTGGACCTGGCCATGATGCTGCCCCTGGTCATTGCCGGATCCGTGATGGGCATCGCCCTGGCGGCCACCTACAATACGGGCCCTGTGGTGCTCACCGGCACCTGGATGATCATTGTGCTGGCCTACTTCATCCGCAAAACGCCCTTTTCCGTCAAAACCACTTCCGCCCTGCTGCGACAGATCGAGGTTTCGGTAGAAGAGGCCTCCATCAGCCTGGGCGTGCCCCCTCTGCGGACCTTTCTCAAGGTGGTGGTGCCCGCCATGCTGCCCGGCGTGGCGGCCGGGGCCATCATCATGTGGGTGACAACCCTGGCGGAACTGAGCTCCACCATCGTGCTCTATTACGGACCGTGGAGCACCATGACCGTACAGGTCTTTCAGTATATCGGCAGCGGTGACTTTGGCCCGGCTTCGGCCTACGGGGCCATCCTCATCGTTTCCGTACTGGCGCCCCTGTTTATTCTCAACAAGGCGCTGGGCAAGGATCTGACTACCTCGCTGTAA
- a CDS encoding MFS transporter codes for MSSAIQKGHGSLLLAVCASLFCMPFMMAGVNAVLPPLGLSLHASARELGLMGAFYAMGLAVFQLAGGSLGDIWGYRRVFLWGVGIFAATGALLGFVNSVPAFLALRFVQGVGGAMFNACGLALLASAAPEGKRASYLGYSGSAVYAGIACGPPLAGLVAGNLSWRWLFWGNALACVGVFLLMRCAVRLDWSPAKDKSFDWKGCSVYAAAMTALTFGSSELADAPALAGGLLAGFVLLLALFCRMELHSPHPLLDLRLLARNRVFALSSLAAFINYSSFFGVMFFFSLYLQLGRGCSVEQAGLFLAAQSLIQALTTPLAARLCAAFPPGRVSAVGVALCGLGLLVCGFLRLDSPYWLLFAAMGLLGSGISLFALPNTTIILESAGRDHVGQASGLTGAVRTGGQLINMACITLTLGFFLGDQPAGPENIDAFMAAMRLDLTIFGLLNLLAVGCVLARNRS; via the coding sequence ATGTCCAGTGCCATTCAGAAAGGCCATGGCAGTCTGCTCCTGGCCGTATGCGCTTCCCTTTTTTGTATGCCCTTTATGATGGCAGGGGTTAACGCCGTACTGCCGCCTCTGGGCCTCAGTCTGCACGCCAGCGCGCGCGAACTGGGCCTCATGGGGGCCTTTTACGCCATGGGGCTTGCCGTATTTCAGCTGGCGGGCGGCAGCCTGGGCGATATCTGGGGCTACCGCCGCGTTTTCCTCTGGGGCGTGGGCATTTTTGCCGCCACCGGCGCTTTGCTCGGCTTTGTGAACTCTGTGCCCGCTTTCCTGGCCCTGCGTTTTGTGCAGGGCGTGGGCGGGGCCATGTTCAACGCCTGCGGCCTGGCCCTGTTGGCCTCGGCCGCGCCCGAAGGCAAACGCGCCTCCTACCTGGGCTACAGCGGTTCGGCCGTTTACGCCGGCATTGCCTGCGGCCCGCCCCTGGCCGGACTTGTGGCCGGCAATCTGAGCTGGCGCTGGCTGTTCTGGGGCAATGCCCTGGCCTGTGTGGGCGTGTTCCTGCTTATGCGCTGCGCCGTGCGCCTGGACTGGAGCCCCGCCAAAGACAAGTCCTTTGATTGGAAAGGCTGCAGCGTCTATGCCGCGGCCATGACCGCCCTGACCTTCGGCTCTTCCGAGCTGGCCGACGCCCCGGCCCTGGCCGGGGGCCTGCTGGCGGGCTTCGTCCTTTTGCTGGCCCTGTTCTGCCGTATGGAGCTCCACAGTCCCCATCCCCTGTTGGACCTGCGTCTTTTGGCCCGCAACAGGGTCTTTGCCCTTTCCTCCCTGGCGGCCTTCATCAACTACAGCTCGTTTTTCGGGGTCATGTTTTTTTTCAGCCTCTATCTGCAGCTGGGCCGGGGCTGCAGTGTAGAGCAAGCCGGGCTTTTTTTGGCCGCGCAGTCCCTTATCCAGGCCCTGACCACCCCCTTGGCCGCCCGGCTCTGCGCCGCCTTTCCTCCGGGCCGGGTCAGCGCTGTGGGCGTGGCCCTCTGCGGTCTGGGCCTGCTGGTCTGCGGCTTCCTGCGGCTGGATTCGCCCTACTGGCTGCTGTTTGCGGCTATGGGCCTGCTGGGTTCGGGCATCAGCCTTTTTGCCCTGCCCAATACCACCATCATTCTGGAAAGCGCAGGCCGGGACCATGTGGGGCAGGCCTCAGGCCTCACCGGCGCGGTGCGCACGGGCGGGCAGCTCATCAACATGGCCTGCATCACCCTGACGTTGGGCTTTTTTCTGGGCGACCAGCCCGCCGGTCCTGAAAATATTGACGCCTTCATGGCCGCCATGCGGCTGGACCTGACCATCTTCGGTCTGCTTAACCTTCTGGCCGTGGGCTGCGTTCTGGCCCGCAACCGCAGTTAG
- a CDS encoding extracellular solute-binding protein — MNACSKKLCSLLVLVALTLCLATAAVAREVVLYSSNQPDMLDAISLDFEKKTGIKLTVVRMGTGEAMKRIAAERANPLCDVFWSGDVAVLDNAKADFMPYASPEAAVLPPAFVEKDHRWTAANMHLMIIMANTRLVPTADMPKTWKDLLDPKWKDKVVMANPLKSGSAYAQVYGIYKLYGWDGLKQLLNNVKILDSSSLVYKGTAEGEFPLAITMEYAAHRYVAGGAQDVRVIYPADGVIAAPEGAAVIAGCKHPQEAKALVDYLLSQPVVDGIFQKYFRRPARPDAVAVAGMPTLQNITLLQSFDPAEANALQKQLLGWWKKQVLQKP; from the coding sequence ATGAACGCTTGCAGTAAAAAACTTTGTTCCCTGCTTGTTCTGGTGGCCTTGACGCTCTGCCTGGCCACTGCGGCCGTAGCTAGGGAAGTAGTCCTCTACTCCTCCAACCAGCCCGACATGCTGGACGCCATCTCGCTGGATTTTGAAAAGAAAACCGGCATCAAGCTCACCGTGGTGCGCATGGGCACCGGCGAAGCCATGAAGCGTATCGCCGCAGAAAGGGCCAACCCCCTTTGCGATGTGTTCTGGAGCGGCGACGTGGCCGTACTGGATAACGCCAAGGCCGACTTCATGCCTTACGCTTCGCCCGAAGCCGCCGTGCTGCCCCCGGCCTTTGTGGAAAAAGACCACCGCTGGACCGCCGCCAACATGCACCTGATGATCATCATGGCCAACACCCGGCTGGTGCCGACCGCAGACATGCCCAAAACCTGGAAGGATCTGCTGGACCCCAAATGGAAAGACAAGGTGGTCATGGCCAACCCCCTGAAATCCGGCTCGGCCTACGCGCAGGTCTACGGCATATACAAACTCTACGGCTGGGACGGGCTGAAGCAACTGCTCAATAACGTTAAAATTCTGGACAGCTCCAGCCTCGTATACAAGGGCACCGCCGAAGGGGAATTTCCCCTGGCCATAACTATGGAATACGCCGCCCACCGCTATGTGGCCGGCGGCGCGCAGGACGTGCGCGTCATCTACCCCGCCGACGGCGTCATCGCCGCCCCTGAAGGCGCGGCCGTCATTGCCGGCTGCAAACACCCGCAGGAGGCCAAAGCCCTGGTGGACTATCTGCTCTCCCAGCCTGTGGTGGACGGCATCTTCCAGAAATACTTCCGCCGCCCCGCCCGGCCCGACGCCGTTGCCGTGGCGGGCATGCCCACACTGCAAAACATCACGCTGCTGCAGAGCTTTGACCCCGCCGAGGCCAACGCGCTGCAAAAACAGCTCCTGGGCTGGTGGAAAAAACAGGTTCTGCAAAAGCCGTAG